The following proteins are encoded in a genomic region of Streptomyces lunaelactis:
- a CDS encoding DUF6959 family protein, protein MLRLFTDGGNNAVVRLPGQRFPGVLIRGDSLSILRSDVSEASEQGDVAEACETAGLLLDDLDALLRQEAAVLDGRYSD, encoded by the coding sequence GTGTTGAGGCTGTTCACGGACGGCGGGAACAACGCGGTGGTGCGCCTGCCCGGTCAACGGTTCCCTGGTGTGCTGATCCGGGGCGACTCACTCTCCATCCTTCGCAGCGACGTCTCCGAGGCTTCCGAACAAGGTGACGTGGCTGAAGCCTGCGAAACCGCCGGCCTTCTCCTGGACGACCTCGACGCGCTGCTGCGCCAGGAGGCAGCTGTTCTGGACGGGCGTTATTCTGATTGA